In a single window of the Leptospira sanjuanensis genome:
- a CDS encoding imelysin family protein has product MRILEYTDIFASKAKLARKFKILVLSVSIVLPGIRCEDLGKITGTETLLIALFSNASTGEFLNYTANQVAVPQFGKLLAAANQLKASALAYDLAPSTTTLADLQTKWLAARRIFKQNEIFYINRSYLASNYFHRLDGYILGETNRPVANDLNTAAGTIPSTSTVDSYPLTRKGFPALEYFIFDNGDGVHDATDTIANINTANTGSAGRRAYIVSLASVIQMDAQRLYNSWNTASGNFAGELATGTGSFGGIKDAVDSFINGIVQLEYVNQDVRVGVPAGLTLTGTTQFPAKLESIYSDTSYQDLLSSVEGFELVYYGNTGDNDARSLSYLVQFQSSALDARVKTKIAALKAAIQGRINASSTLKADLTGNLSFVNTEIYQRFRDLRTTTATEIIGILGANALPSNADGD; this is encoded by the coding sequence ATGAGAATTTTAGAATATACTGATATTTTTGCATCAAAAGCCAAACTCGCTCGAAAATTCAAAATTCTTGTCCTTTCTGTATCGATCGTTCTTCCCGGAATCCGTTGCGAAGACCTGGGCAAAATCACCGGCACCGAAACGCTATTGATCGCCTTATTCTCCAATGCAAGCACGGGAGAATTTCTCAATTATACGGCCAATCAAGTCGCGGTGCCGCAGTTCGGCAAACTTTTGGCTGCGGCCAATCAGTTGAAGGCGAGTGCGTTAGCTTACGATTTAGCGCCAAGCACAACGACTCTCGCGGATTTGCAAACCAAGTGGCTCGCCGCACGGAGAATCTTCAAACAAAACGAGATCTTTTACATCAACCGTTCCTACCTTGCATCCAATTACTTTCATCGATTGGACGGTTATATCTTGGGAGAAACGAATCGCCCCGTCGCCAACGATCTGAACACGGCGGCGGGAACTATTCCGAGTACGAGCACCGTGGATTCGTATCCCTTGACAAGAAAAGGATTTCCCGCATTGGAATACTTCATCTTTGATAACGGTGACGGAGTTCACGACGCGACCGATACGATCGCGAACATCAACACAGCGAATACGGGAAGCGCGGGAAGAAGAGCTTACATCGTATCTCTCGCAAGCGTCATTCAAATGGACGCACAACGTCTCTACAATTCTTGGAACACTGCTTCGGGAAACTTTGCGGGAGAATTAGCGACCGGAACCGGATCGTTCGGCGGAATCAAAGACGCGGTCGATTCGTTTATCAACGGAATCGTTCAATTGGAATACGTGAATCAGGACGTTCGCGTCGGCGTTCCGGCCGGATTGACTTTGACCGGCACGACCCAATTCCCCGCAAAGCTGGAATCGATCTACAGCGATACTTCCTATCAGGATTTGCTTTCTTCCGTGGAAGGTTTCGAACTCGTATATTACGGAAACACGGGCGACAACGACGCGAGATCTCTCAGTTATCTCGTTCAATTTCAAAGCAGCGCGTTGGACGCACGCGTGAAAACGAAGATCGCCGCGCTCAAAGCCGCCATTCAAGGAAGAATCAACGCATCTTCCACGCTCAAAGCTGATCTTACGGGAAATTTAAGTTTTGTGAATACGGAAATCTATCAGAGATTCCGCGATCTCAGAACGACGACCGCGACCGAAATCATCGGAATCTTAGGAGCGAACGCCCTCCCATCCAACGCGGACGGAGACTAA
- a CDS encoding di-heme oxidoreductase family protein has translation MKNKNLIRKEEVSSFRVSIVSKIKIGFLIGILFGLFAQCNNGIFDQKKKNHDLEMAAILLYLQNADPGEQYSGGLTTTFDTTVNAFDLVAANLRDGGNIDFQGGNSFFNRIWVQGGNSASDGLGPVFNSTSCNGCHVKDGRGTPPASGSSTFATMLIRVSKNGKDPITGGPVGLDNYGLQINDRGVAGPPLVPGEATTTVTFAEEPGTFPDGEAYSLRRPTFTISAWNFGTPPVVNQSPRTSPMIPGLGLLEAIPESTIRSFADENDSDGDGISGKPNIVWDAKLQTKTLGRFGWKANEPNLFQQNQGAFLGDIGITSPLFPNQNCAATQTNCAASTPGNNGTAEGTEISTRTANLVTLYTKLVSVPGRRNWTHADVVRGKEIFSEIGCNSCHKPYILTGYVEGFPEISFQHIKPYTDLLLHDMGTDLADNREDFEATGTEWRTPPLWGTGLVQKVNGHNNLLHDGRARGHKEAILWHGGEALSSRNKFRNLPKSDRDKLILFLESL, from the coding sequence ATGAAAAACAAAAATTTAATAAGAAAGGAAGAAGTTTCTTCTTTTCGGGTTTCAATCGTTTCTAAAATAAAAATAGGATTCCTGATCGGAATCCTATTCGGTTTATTCGCGCAGTGTAACAACGGAATCTTCGATCAGAAAAAAAAGAATCACGATCTGGAGATGGCGGCGATCCTATTGTATCTTCAGAACGCGGATCCGGGCGAACAATACTCGGGCGGATTAACCACCACGTTCGATACGACCGTAAACGCATTCGATCTCGTAGCGGCCAATCTGCGCGACGGCGGGAACATCGATTTTCAAGGCGGGAATTCGTTCTTCAATCGTATTTGGGTACAAGGCGGCAACTCCGCATCCGACGGACTCGGCCCGGTCTTCAACAGCACCTCCTGCAACGGTTGTCACGTGAAAGACGGAAGAGGAACTCCGCCCGCAAGCGGAAGCAGTACGTTCGCGACGATGTTGATCCGAGTCAGCAAAAACGGAAAAGATCCGATCACGGGCGGTCCGGTCGGACTCGATAATTACGGTTTGCAGATCAACGACCGCGGAGTCGCGGGCCCGCCCCTCGTACCGGGCGAAGCGACAACGACCGTAACGTTTGCCGAAGAACCCGGAACCTTCCCCGATGGAGAAGCGTATTCTCTAAGAAGACCTACGTTCACAATCTCCGCTTGGAACTTCGGAACTCCTCCCGTCGTAAACCAATCCCCGCGAACTTCTCCCATGATTCCAGGACTCGGACTTTTGGAAGCGATCCCCGAATCTACGATTCGTTCTTTCGCGGATGAAAACGATTCGGACGGAGACGGTATATCAGGAAAACCGAATATTGTCTGGGACGCGAAACTGCAGACAAAAACTCTCGGAAGATTCGGATGGAAAGCGAACGAGCCGAACCTCTTTCAGCAAAACCAAGGCGCGTTTCTCGGAGATATAGGAATCACAAGTCCCCTCTTTCCGAACCAAAACTGCGCGGCAACGCAGACGAACTGCGCGGCGTCCACGCCCGGCAATAACGGAACCGCGGAAGGAACGGAGATTTCCACAAGAACGGCGAATCTCGTGACTCTTTATACGAAACTCGTAAGCGTTCCCGGAAGAAGAAACTGGACCCACGCCGATGTCGTTCGCGGGAAAGAAATATTTTCCGAAATCGGATGCAACTCTTGTCATAAACCTTATATCCTCACCGGATATGTGGAAGGGTTCCCCGAAATTTCCTTCCAACACATCAAACCGTATACGGATCTTCTGCTTCACGATATGGGAACGGACTTAGCGGATAACCGCGAAGATTTCGAAGCGACCGGAACCGAATGGAGAACTCCTCCTCTTTGGGGAACGGGACTCGTTCAAAAGGTAAACGGGCACAACAACCTTCTGCACGACGGACGCGCGCGAGGTCATAAGGAAGCGATCCTCTGGCACGGGGGAGAAGCGCTTTCCTCCAGAAATAAATTCAGAAATCTTCCGAAATCGGATCGGGACAAACTGATTCTGTTCCTGGAGTCTTTATGA
- a CDS encoding imelysin family protein, translating to MNLKKIVSLLCVSVAILFSNCKPEDKSNDTTMLTGIIALGAVPTATKAQVVDRYLQLGYESYDQSYKDAVTLQTAINTFAATTTPTAADHTNLKNLFVIARASYLVTEAFRFSSGPVDNSDVLGCGSNADGSGTQECEGLINAWPLDESAIDNFVNGGTAATYANLLLANGDAAANGGATEGNDEKAITVGWHAIEYLLWGQDLSNGGVNQISGQRVANDFNGAAGVQLKRKTYMKVAMDAMVAQIKLIRDQYSSGSAYSTSLKSNPDAAITKIFQGLGKFIAGEWGGQRLTGTFDGQQEEEHSCFSDTTKADFYYDAQGVLNVWNGSYELKKGTVVSRGPGLGSLFGTLTAPPIVAQATASRDAFCLNLPEQTSDPNYTTSCPSGSLTGRYDQIIRNVDSEYNILFNTQKLIGDTLKKTITSAANAVGVSITDFSI from the coding sequence ATGAATCTAAAAAAAATCGTTTCTCTCCTCTGCGTTTCCGTTGCGATTCTTTTCTCGAATTGCAAACCCGAAGACAAATCCAACGATACGACAATGTTAACCGGAATCATCGCGTTAGGCGCCGTTCCAACCGCGACCAAAGCGCAGGTCGTCGATCGCTACCTCCAACTCGGATACGAATCCTATGATCAGAGTTATAAAGATGCGGTAACTCTTCAAACCGCGATCAACACCTTCGCTGCGACGACAACTCCCACGGCGGCGGATCACACGAATTTAAAGAATCTTTTTGTAATCGCAAGAGCTTCTTACTTAGTTACGGAAGCGTTCCGATTCTCCTCCGGCCCCGTCGACAACTCCGACGTTTTAGGTTGCGGAAGCAACGCGGACGGATCGGGAACTCAAGAATGCGAAGGTCTCATCAATGCATGGCCGTTGGACGAAAGCGCGATCGATAACTTCGTCAACGGCGGCACGGCTGCAACATACGCGAACCTTCTCTTAGCAAACGGAGACGCCGCGGCAAACGGTGGAGCAACGGAAGGTAACGATGAAAAAGCGATCACAGTCGGTTGGCACGCGATCGAATATCTTCTCTGGGGGCAAGATTTGTCCAACGGCGGAGTCAACCAAATCTCCGGTCAACGCGTCGCGAACGATTTCAACGGGGCGGCAGGCGTTCAGTTGAAAAGAAAGACTTACATGAAAGTCGCGATGGACGCAATGGTCGCTCAAATCAAATTGATCCGGGACCAATATTCCAGCGGAAGCGCGTATTCAACTTCTCTAAAGTCGAATCCGGACGCTGCGATCACGAAAATTTTCCAAGGACTCGGAAAGTTCATCGCGGGAGAATGGGGCGGACAAAGACTTACCGGAACCTTCGACGGACAACAAGAAGAGGAACATTCCTGCTTTAGCGATACTACAAAAGCCGACTTCTACTACGACGCTCAAGGAGTGTTGAACGTATGGAACGGTTCTTACGAACTGAAAAAAGGTACCGTGGTTTCCAGAGGACCCGGACTCGGAAGTTTATTCGGAACGTTAACCGCTCCTCCGATCGTCGCACAAGCGACCGCTTCCAGAGACGCGTTCTGTTTGAATCTTCCGGAACAAACCTCCGACCCGAACTACACGACTTCCTGTCCATCCGGTTCTTTGACGGGACGTTACGATCAGATCATTCGAAACGTGGACTCCGAATACAACATTCTTTTCAATACTCAGAAGCTGATCGGAGACACTCTGAAAAAAACGATCACCTCCGCGGCAAACGCAGTCGGCGTTTCGATTACGGACTTTTCTATCTAA
- a CDS encoding FAD-binding oxidoreductase has protein sequence MTTTSTINKTELKSLIGTGKIFFKNDPDFDEATFLSFGTDRTKVYKPDFDILAFPTTTEEVAKIVKYAYDNDIAIVPSGGRTGYAGGAIAKNGELVLSLAKMDKVVDFDPFFGSIKVQAGMITKNLHKEVEEREFYFPVDFAATGSSHIGGNIATNAGGVRVVHYGLIRQWVLGLTVVTGTGEILEFNGEVLKNNTGYDLKQLFIGSEGTLGVITEATLKLTTKPLDNRVLLVSVPDFSSILSLFKETHRVKVPLLAFEFFTEYCLGKVKAHLGVPDPFQAPSPYYVLMEFEIAEESDEEKLFGFLETITEKGLISDGSLAQNSRQSETFWKYREGISESISIEYTVHKNDISLPLRNMEPFLVDMEALLNGKYPGFEIALFGHIGDGNLHLNIVKPKDLPNEEFFKKCKDVDPDMFRLLQKYHGSISAEHGIGLLKKDFLHFSRTQAEILLMKEIKKSMDPKNIMNPGKLF, from the coding sequence ATGACTACGACTTCGACAATCAATAAAACAGAACTCAAATCCCTGATCGGAACCGGAAAAATCTTTTTTAAAAACGATCCCGACTTCGACGAAGCGACCTTTCTTTCCTTTGGAACGGATAGAACCAAAGTTTACAAACCGGACTTCGACATTCTCGCGTTTCCAACGACCACCGAAGAAGTTGCAAAAATCGTAAAATACGCATACGACAACGATATCGCGATCGTTCCTTCCGGCGGACGCACGGGTTACGCGGGTGGAGCGATCGCAAAGAACGGAGAATTAGTTCTTTCGCTTGCGAAGATGGACAAGGTTGTCGACTTCGATCCGTTTTTCGGAAGCATCAAGGTTCAAGCCGGAATGATCACCAAAAATCTCCATAAGGAAGTCGAGGAAAGAGAATTCTATTTTCCAGTGGACTTCGCGGCCACCGGCTCCTCTCATATCGGGGGAAACATCGCAACGAATGCGGGCGGCGTAAGAGTCGTTCATTACGGTTTAATTCGTCAGTGGGTTTTAGGTCTTACGGTCGTAACGGGAACCGGCGAAATTCTGGAATTCAACGGAGAGGTTCTCAAAAACAACACGGGCTACGATCTCAAACAACTTTTTATCGGTTCGGAAGGAACGTTAGGCGTCATTACGGAGGCAACCCTCAAACTGACGACAAAACCTTTGGACAACCGGGTTCTGCTCGTATCCGTTCCCGACTTTTCCTCCATTCTTTCCTTGTTCAAGGAAACACATCGGGTCAAAGTTCCTTTGCTCGCTTTCGAATTCTTCACCGAATATTGTCTCGGAAAAGTGAAAGCGCACCTCGGAGTTCCCGACCCGTTTCAGGCTCCGAGTCCGTATTACGTTTTGATGGAATTCGAAATCGCGGAAGAATCGGACGAGGAAAAACTGTTCGGCTTTTTGGAAACGATCACCGAAAAAGGTCTGATCAGCGACGGAAGCCTCGCGCAAAATTCAAGACAATCCGAAACATTTTGGAAATACAGAGAAGGAATCAGCGAAAGTATTTCGATCGAGTACACGGTCCACAAAAACGACATATCCCTTCCTCTACGGAATATGGAACCGTTTCTCGTAGACATGGAAGCGCTGTTAAACGGCAAATATCCGGGTTTCGAAATCGCGCTCTTCGGGCATATCGGAGACGGAAATCTTCACCTAAACATCGTTAAACCGAAGGATCTTCCCAACGAAGAATTCTTCAAAAAGTGCAAGGACGTCGATCCCGACATGTTCCGTTTATTACAAAAATATCATGGATCGATCAGCGCCGAACACGGAATCGGACTTTTGAAAAAAGACTTTCTCCACTTTTCAAGAACCCAAGCCGAAATTCTTCTAATGAAGGAGATCAAAAAATCCATGGACCCTAAAAACATCATGAACCCGGGCAAATTGTTCTGA
- a CDS encoding TonB-dependent receptor family protein: MKQKSILSLSILILFLFSWGVPAQPQSEENSNQPTSDKQPPTSQPSPSNSNGEDAEKEKWGKGTISVIGKRKTDLKRIPGSATVIEKEFLEQTKPVDSMEVLRRVPGASIRYQDTGLILNVGFRGVNNDLGRKVLILEDGIFTSLNPYSAPEQYYTPNIDRMERIEVVKGSGAILFGPSTIGGVINFITKRPPKEPVLSVSAQGGSYGFFSSQISYGGTFGNTGIDITLLRKQGNGFREHQDFRLHELSFKSVTDLNEKHTLTTKFLGTVQDANMTYLGLTTAQLWNNSSSNFAEQDNRQLQRYSGDIGHEWKLTDHSKLVTKVYSAYTERNWARQNYVRNTGSYFTSYPGNVIKTYDTEPLVNRPGDTVYMLDGVGHRNRTYRFVGAESRYQLDYQFLGIKNQLDAGLRYHYETADIKYLDGPSTPDYAIFGNGFNNPATGTASSEYSLAKSGTLRDHEVNHTKSIAGFAQNSFKFFDKFSVIPGVRYETFTQNRTILRQQAVDPVTNQPDPNSPSQEVDKGSRHVYHVVIPGLGLTYDIRKDLTWFAGAHKGFSPPRYQDAMNNSGVVNRIDPEYSYNYETGIRGDITNYLNAQVTYFDLNYVNQIIITSSTSGNDSASSAKNGGRTYSRGVETNFTFDPAKLFDASFKLPIDLIYTRADARMNQYSIDASKVTANQSLLDFVVTQKDKNGNYVPYVSRDTATLALGFVHPKGFYARGEYQYFSAQYHDDANTRTVYWADSITDPLGKKVLQYLNISSNSSGETGVIPAYGLINASFGYKHPVKRWSVFVTGKNLADVRYVSGRLPEGIQVGPFRQINVGVTFEL; encoded by the coding sequence ATGAAACAAAAATCAATTCTGTCCCTTTCTATCCTGATCTTATTCTTATTTTCTTGGGGAGTTCCCGCACAACCGCAGTCGGAAGAAAATTCAAATCAGCCGACATCCGACAAACAACCTCCGACATCACAACCCTCGCCTTCTAATTCCAATGGAGAAGACGCGGAAAAGGAAAAATGGGGAAAAGGAACCATCTCGGTAATCGGGAAACGCAAAACCGATCTGAAACGAATCCCCGGTTCTGCAACCGTCATCGAAAAAGAATTCTTAGAACAGACCAAACCCGTCGATTCCATGGAAGTCCTACGTAGAGTTCCCGGAGCTTCGATCCGTTATCAGGACACGGGACTGATTTTGAACGTCGGATTTCGAGGAGTGAACAACGACCTCGGCCGTAAAGTTCTCATCTTAGAAGACGGAATCTTTACTTCCCTCAATCCGTATTCAGCACCGGAACAATATTATACTCCGAACATCGATCGTATGGAACGAATCGAAGTCGTCAAAGGTTCGGGGGCGATTCTCTTCGGGCCTTCCACCATCGGGGGCGTGATCAACTTCATCACAAAACGTCCTCCGAAAGAACCGGTTCTTTCCGTTTCCGCACAAGGAGGCTCTTACGGTTTTTTCTCTTCTCAAATTTCCTATGGGGGAACGTTCGGAAACACGGGGATCGACATTACTCTCTTGAGAAAACAAGGGAACGGTTTTCGCGAACACCAAGACTTTCGTCTGCACGAACTCTCTTTCAAATCGGTCACCGATCTCAACGAAAAACATACGTTGACTACCAAGTTCTTGGGAACCGTCCAAGACGCGAATATGACGTATCTGGGTTTGACCACCGCTCAGCTCTGGAACAATTCTTCCTCCAATTTTGCGGAACAGGACAATCGTCAGCTTCAACGATATTCCGGAGACATAGGTCACGAATGGAAGCTCACCGATCATTCCAAACTCGTCACGAAAGTTTATTCGGCTTATACGGAAAGAAACTGGGCGAGGCAGAATTACGTCCGAAACACTGGCTCGTATTTTACTTCTTATCCGGGAAACGTAATCAAAACGTACGATACGGAACCTTTGGTGAATAGACCGGGAGATACGGTTTACATGTTGGACGGCGTCGGCCATCGAAATCGTACGTATCGTTTCGTCGGCGCGGAATCCCGCTATCAACTCGATTATCAATTTTTAGGAATTAAGAATCAGCTCGACGCCGGTCTTCGGTATCACTATGAAACCGCGGATATCAAATACTTGGACGGGCCGTCTACTCCCGATTATGCGATCTTCGGAAACGGCTTCAACAACCCCGCGACCGGAACCGCTTCTTCCGAATATTCTCTCGCTAAATCCGGAACTCTGAGAGATCACGAAGTCAATCATACGAAATCGATCGCGGGTTTTGCGCAGAACAGTTTCAAATTTTTCGATAAGTTTTCCGTGATCCCCGGCGTTCGATACGAAACGTTCACACAGAACAGAACGATTCTCCGTCAACAAGCGGTGGATCCTGTCACCAACCAACCCGATCCGAATTCTCCCTCTCAAGAAGTGGATAAAGGAAGCAGACACGTCTATCACGTCGTGATCCCCGGTTTGGGTCTGACCTACGACATAAGAAAGGATCTGACTTGGTTTGCGGGAGCGCACAAAGGGTTTTCTCCTCCCCGCTATCAAGATGCGATGAACAACTCAGGAGTCGTCAATCGAATCGATCCCGAATATTCGTATAATTACGAAACCGGAATCCGCGGAGATATTACGAATTATTTAAACGCCCAAGTCACGTATTTCGATTTGAATTACGTCAATCAGATCATCATCACTTCTTCGACTTCCGGAAACGACTCCGCTTCTTCCGCTAAGAACGGAGGAAGAACTTACAGCCGAGGAGTGGAAACGAACTTCACCTTCGATCCCGCAAAGCTGTTCGACGCCTCCTTTAAACTTCCGATCGATCTGATTTACACCAGGGCCGACGCGAGAATGAACCAATATTCCATCGACGCTTCCAAAGTTACCGCGAATCAATCCCTGCTCGACTTCGTCGTCACGCAGAAAGACAAGAATGGAAACTACGTGCCGTATGTTTCCCGCGATACGGCGACTCTTGCATTGGGATTTGTTCATCCGAAAGGTTTTTATGCAAGGGGAGAATATCAATACTTCTCCGCGCAGTATCACGACGACGCGAACACCCGCACCGTATATTGGGCGGATTCGATCACGGACCCTTTGGGTAAAAAAGTATTACAATATTTGAATATTTCTTCGAATAGTTCGGGCGAAACCGGAGTCATTCCGGCCTACGGCCTGATCAACGCTTCCTTCGGTTACAAACACCCCGTCAAACGCTGGAGCGTTTTCGTTACGGGTAAGAATTTAGCCGACGTTCGATACGTTTCCGGCCGCCTCCCCGAGGGGATTCAAGTCGGGCCGTTTCGCCAAATCAACGTAGGAGTTACCTTTGAACTCTAA
- a CDS encoding transmembrane 220 family protein: MDSRIMKIFSIVTIFIWLVFAGLQWNDPDPWLWIPLYLSVAILYAGFLMYPEKSKLWLRTSLILSALFSAGTVLAAMQIENLSFDDEVTRETGGLILSAIWSRIPGFWIRKRDTSAISKG, from the coding sequence ATGGATTCACGAATCATGAAAATTTTTTCCATCGTTACGATTTTTATTTGGCTCGTATTTGCGGGGCTTCAGTGGAACGATCCCGATCCGTGGCTTTGGATTCCTTTGTATTTAAGCGTTGCGATTTTATATGCAGGATTCTTAATGTATCCCGAAAAATCGAAACTCTGGCTGAGGACATCCTTGATTCTTTCCGCGCTCTTTTCGGCGGGAACGGTTTTGGCGGCGATGCAGATCGAAAACCTTTCCTTTGACGACGAGGTCACGAGAGAAACGGGGGGTCTGATTTTGTCAGCGATCTGGTCCAGAATTCCCGGCTTTTGGATCCGCAAGAGGGACACGAGTGCAATTTCGAAAGGATGA
- a CDS encoding bifunctional GNAT family N-acetyltransferase/carbon-nitrogen hydrolase family protein has product MISTNGSGGKKPSKKKKKIQSDHRIVMRSLTLDDYADVKEIMDIVFPEFDGAWKKNQFESQITKFPEGQICIEDNGKVVGAAISQIIKWSDYGDNHTYEEIVGKGDLKNHNENGDTLYGVDIFVHPEYRGLRLGRRLYDARKELCEKLNLKRIVVGAWMPGYENYEDTMTPAQYIEKVRDKEIYDPVLSFQLANGFHVRKLKRGYFGNTKGFSSYAVLLEWLNIYYEKEETTLIGGQKTVVRVGVVQMQMRPVTGIEELMRQVEFFVDTVAGYNVDFVLFPEFFNASLLARYNDRSPSDAMRALSSHTESIIEKMVELAVSYNVNIISGSMPEYRDNTLHNVSYLCRRDGTYEEQYKLHVTPDEDFYWGVKGGYNLSVFNTDACKIGILICFDVEFPELPRFLAEQGMDVLFVPFYTDTKNGYNRVRHCAMARAIENECYVVISGSVGALPYVENMDIQYAQSAVFTPSDFAFPHDCVAAESVPNTEMTLIADLDLDLLKELRKKGSVRNLSNRRKDLYELKWIHES; this is encoded by the coding sequence ATGATTTCGACCAACGGGTCCGGCGGAAAAAAGCCGAGTAAAAAAAAGAAGAAAATACAATCCGATCACCGGATTGTTATGCGAAGTCTTACTCTGGACGATTACGCGGACGTTAAAGAGATCATGGACATCGTCTTTCCGGAATTCGACGGTGCTTGGAAGAAGAATCAGTTCGAATCTCAAATCACGAAATTTCCGGAAGGTCAGATCTGTATCGAAGACAACGGAAAGGTCGTGGGCGCGGCGATCAGTCAGATCATCAAGTGGTCCGATTACGGAGACAATCACACCTACGAGGAGATCGTCGGAAAGGGCGATCTGAAAAATCATAACGAGAACGGAGACACGCTCTACGGGGTAGACATATTCGTTCACCCTGAATACAGAGGATTGCGTCTCGGTCGAAGATTATACGACGCCCGGAAAGAACTCTGCGAGAAATTGAATCTCAAACGGATCGTGGTCGGCGCGTGGATGCCCGGTTATGAAAACTACGAAGACACGATGACTCCCGCACAATACATCGAAAAGGTAAGGGACAAAGAAATCTACGATCCGGTTCTTTCCTTTCAACTCGCAAACGGATTCCACGTCCGCAAACTCAAACGCGGATATTTCGGAAATACCAAGGGTTTCAGTTCTTACGCGGTTCTATTAGAATGGTTGAATATTTATTACGAAAAGGAAGAAACTACCCTGATCGGAGGACAAAAAACCGTCGTCCGCGTAGGCGTCGTTCAGATGCAGATGCGTCCCGTAACAGGGATCGAAGAATTGATGCGTCAGGTGGAATTCTTCGTGGATACGGTCGCGGGTTACAACGTCGACTTCGTATTATTCCCCGAATTTTTTAATGCGTCTTTACTTGCCCGCTACAACGACAGAAGCCCTTCCGACGCGATGCGAGCGCTTTCCAGTCATACGGAAAGCATCATCGAAAAGATGGTGGAACTCGCTGTTTCATACAACGTGAACATCATTTCGGGAAGTATGCCCGAATACAGGGATAACACTCTTCACAACGTTTCGTATCTTTGCAGAAGGGACGGAACCTACGAAGAGCAGTACAAACTTCACGTAACTCCGGACGAGGATTTTTATTGGGGCGTCAAGGGCGGCTATAATCTTTCCGTATTCAACACGGACGCGTGCAAGATCGGAATTCTTATCTGTTTCGACGTGGAATTTCCAGAGCTTCCGAGATTCTTAGCCGAACAGGGAATGGACGTTTTGTTCGTTCCGTTTTACACGGACACGAAAAACGGGTACAACCGCGTAAGACATTGTGCGATGGCGAGAGCGATCGAAAACGAATGTTATGTGGTCATCTCCGGATCGGTCGGCGCGCTTCCTTACGTGGAGAACATGGACATTCAATACGCTCAATCCGCCGTATTTACTCCGTCGGATTTCGCCTTTCCGCACGACTGCGTCGCGGCGGAATCCGTTCCTAATACGGAAATGACCTTGATCGCGGATTTGGATCTGGACTTATTAAAAGAACTCCGTAAAAAAGGTTCGGTTCGGAATCTTTCCAACCGAAGAAAAGATCTCTACGAACTCAAATGGATTCACGAATCATGA